The Musa acuminata AAA Group cultivar baxijiao chromosome BXJ1-3, Cavendish_Baxijiao_AAA, whole genome shotgun sequence genome window below encodes:
- the LOC103979420 gene encoding uncharacterized protein LOC103979420 — protein MGKNHRRKAGGDQFDSSDADSVSSVSTGLSELTLGNETEYVNSQEFELEKYIDALYEKRGSTREKALSGLVDAFEGHVLHIFVENKYITLLSQYINSIKRGSTKEACLASRAIGLLAITIGAGNNAHELMEESVSQLSQALITGSDALKKSSVLDCLAVVTFIGANDLSETELSLKTMWQVIYPKSGPNVAPVKKLPPAVLAAAVSAWSFLFTTIGSWRINPDKWKEPIMFLSTLLEDNDRSVRIAAGEAIAIFFELGILDQNDHVEIDGVDHEDSKRGVFGYMQSMKAKILYKANELSVEAGGKGTDKKNLNDQRDLFQKILDYVQTGECPEISLKILNKHSFLRASTWTQIIQLNFLKRFLGKGFLKHAQDNELLHDIFDFAPDKSRNLSRIEKKISRSEGEKGRTQKMNKDRKLARERKQCQFLPQEE, from the exons ATGGGGAAGA ATCACCGGCGCAAGGCAGGTGGTGATCAGTTTGACAGCAGTGATGCCGACAGCGTGAGTTCCGTTTCGACCGGCTTGTCGGAGCTAACGCTAGGTAATGAGACCGAATACGTGAACTCTCAGGAGTTCGAgctggagaagtatattgatgctctCTACGAAAAGCG GGGATCAACAAGAGAGAAGGCTTTGTCTGGGCTTGTCGATGCTTTTGAAGGGCATGTTCTTCATATATTTGTTGAAAACAA ATATATTACATTATTAAGTCAGTATATTAATTCAATCAAGAGGGGTTCTACAAAGGAGGCTTGTTTAGCTTCTCGTGCCATTG GATTGCTTGCCATTACCATTGGTGCCGGAAATAATGCCCATGAGTTGATGGAGGAATCAGTATCACAGTTGTCTCAGGCACTTATAACTGGGTCTGATGCACTCAAGAAATCATCT GTATTGGATTGCCTAGCTGTTGTAACTTTTATAGGTGCAAACGATTTGTCTGAAACTGAATTGTCACTGAAAACCATGTGGCAAGTGATATATCCAAAATCAGGTCCTAAT GTTGCGCCAGTCAAAAAACTTCCGCCCGCCGTACTGGCAGCGGCGGTATCTGCATGGTCATTTCTTTTCACAACCATCGGCAGTTGGAGAATCAACCCTGATAAGTGGAAGGA GCCAATTATGTTCCTTTCCACTCTGCTAGAAGATAATGACCGTTCTGTTCGCATTGCTGCTGGGGAAGCAATAGCAATTTTCTTTGAGTTAGGGATATTGGACCAGAATGATCATGTTGAAATTGACGGAGTTGACCATGAAGATTCAAAACGTGGAGTGTTTGGATATATGCAATCCATGAAGGCTAAGATATTGTATAAAGCAAATGAACTCTCTGTTGAAGCTGGAGGTAAAGGAACTGACAAAAAAAATCTCAATGATCAGCGGGACTTATTTCAGAAAATCTTAGATTATGTTCAG ACCGGTGAATGTCCAGAAATATCATTGAAGATATTGAACAAGCATAGCTTCCTCAGGGCCTCAACATGGACCCAAATAATACAA CTGAACTTTTTGAAGCGTTTTCTTGGGAAAGGTTTTCTGAAGCATGCCCAG GATAATGAATTGcttcatgatatttttgatttTGCACCAGATAAGTCAAGAAATCTATCAAGAATAGAAAAG AAGATCTCTAGGTCAGAAGGTGAAAAAGGAAGGACCCAGAAGATGAACAAGGATCGTAAGTTGGCTCGG GAAAGGAAACAATGCCAGTTTCTCCCTCAAGAGGAGTAG